From a single Lytechinus variegatus isolate NC3 chromosome 9, Lvar_3.0, whole genome shotgun sequence genomic region:
- the LOC121421269 gene encoding uncharacterized protein LOC121421269, which produces MATRSGKTFEETPVPANRESESEFEALVQQLSGWSDHDLTDLVTKRVVPGHWKGTPCFALMEAIRYTIYAKCDQSCTTLFPVVFETLNWKPKSSLCTFLSRLRRMVQKAKSHNIHLLLSEFPGSPHSAHIHPEVGPLCQKSGITKDHLMSPKPSDSGVISVTNAMIIELFKYRERSGTTWETVANKWWPNLFDCHRPLGTIYNSWCQVLKKHRQLRKEERTDFEAKTYTIPPPKPARCTAQADGVQCDGKEDHQDDILDDCSEVDLDCFPDRVSDHTIDSIVNCMQLLANFYEDSGEDHECTKRELAECKKREKMLQSAYDDLIAANDDLKQCLSILKRKNIVRRLHRREEELEEKNETIQNGFEFSLIY; this is translated from the exons atggcGACGCGGTCGGGAAAAACGTTCGAAG AAACACCCGTGCCTGCGAACCGCGAGTCCGAGAGTGAATTTGAAGCGCTGGTGCAGCAGTTGTCAGGATGGAGTGACCACGATTTGACTGACCTAGTGACCAAACGGGTTGTTCCAG gTCATTGGAAAGGCACACCTTGTTTCGCCCTGATGGAAGCTATCCGTTATACAATCTATGCAAAATGTGATCAGAGCTGCACCACACTGTTTCCAGTAGTATTTGAGACTCTGAACTGGAAACCCAAGAGTTCCCTCTGCACGTTCTTATCAAGATTGAGACGTATGGTTCAAAAAGCAAAATCTCATAACATTCACCTGTTGCTCAGCGAGTTTCCTGGATCACCGCACAGCGCTCACATACACCCCGAAGTTGGTCCACTTTGTCAGAAGAGTGGCATTACCAAAGACCATCTCATGTCACCAAAGCCTTCTGATTCAGGTGTAATCAGTGTTACAAATGCTATGATCATTGAGCTATTCAAGTACAGAGAAAGGAGTGGAACCACATGGGAGACAGTTGCAAATAAATGGTGGCCCAATCTGTTTGACTGTCATAGACCATTGGGAACAATTTATAATAGTTGGTGCCAGGTACTTAAAAAGCATCGGCAATTGCGCAAAGAAGAACGAACAGATTTTGAAGCCAAGACATACACAATTCCACCACCTAAACCAGCAAGATGCACTGCTCAGGCTGATGGAGTTCAGTGTGATGGAAAAGAAGACCACCAAGATGATATTCTGGATGATTGCAGTGAGGTAGATCTTGATTGCTTTCCTGATAGAGTTTCAGACCATACCATTGACAGTATTGTAAACTGTATGCAACTCCTGGCCAACTTCTACGAAGATAGTGGTGAAGATCATGAATGTACTAAGCGAGAATTGGCTGAATgcaaaaagagggaaaaaatgTTACAGAGTGCATATGATGATCTGATTGCAGCTAACGATGATCTTAAACAATGTCTCAGCatcctgaaaagaaaaaatatagtcCGCAGACTTCATCGAAGAGAAGAAGaactggaagaaaaaaatgagaccATCCAAAATGGTTTTGAGTTCAgtctgatttattga
- the LOC121421012 gene encoding transmembrane protein 41B-like: MEQTRYNLRRKSREGQKMDQRMDERLDQSLPTQETNDVRVIDESVNVPSVKTAESSQVQTSRPALIVLLIFFLSVCVMGLVYWSFPEIDEDDIEHIKLPRKMDDAKDLGKVLSRYNEQNSIAVMAAFFITYIFLQTFAIPGSIFLSILSGFLFPFFIALFLVCLCSAIGASNCYMISYFVGVQLVQKYIPERVEKWSATVARHREHLLNYIIFLRITPFLPNWFINITSPILEVSIWPFFVGTFLGVAPPSFIAIQAGTTLYQLTHAGDALSWTSVIILAILAVLSILPAVFKQRLQEKFE, translated from the exons ATGGAACAGACCAGATATAACTTACGGAGGAAGTCCAGAGAAGGTCAAAAGATGGACCAAAGAATGGATGAAAGACTGGACCAGAGTCTACCAACTCAAGAAACAAATG ATGTCCGAGTGATTGATGAGAGTGTGAACGTGCCCAGCGTGAAGACCGCAGAATCAAGCCAAGTTCAGACATCTCGACCGGCTCTCATTGTTCTCCTCATATTCTTTTTATCGGTCTGTGTCATGGGTTTGGTCTACTGGAGCTTCCCAGAAATAGATGA aGATGATATAGAACACATCAAACTGCCAAGGAAAATGGATGACGCCAAAGATTTAGGAAAGGTCTTATCACGTTATAACGAGCAAAACTCCATTGCTGTTATGGCTGCCTTCTTCATTACATATATATT TTTGCAAACTTTTGCTATTCCAGGTTCAATATTTCTGAGTATATTATCAGGATTTTTATTCCCGTTTTTCATCGCTCTCTTTTTAGTTTGTTTG TGTTCTGCCATTGGAGCCAGTAACTGCtacatgatatcatattttgttgGAGTTCAGTTAGTTCAGAAGTACATTCCTGAGAGAGTAGAAAAGTGGTCAGCAACG gttGCAAGACATCGAGAGCATCTTCTAAATTACATCATATTTCTGAGAATAACGCCATTTTTACCAAACTGGTTTATCAACATCACCTCACCTATATTAGAAGTATCTATCTGGCCGTTTTTTGTCGGTACTTTCCTTG gtGTAGCGCCCCCATCGTTCATCGCAATCCAGGCAGGTACAACTCTCTATCAGTTAACCCATGCGGGCGACGCCCTCTCATGGACCTCTGTCATCATCTTAGCCATCTTAGCAGTCTTATCTATTCTACCGGCTGTCTTCAAACAAAGACTACAAGAAAAGTTTGAATGA